From one Melospiza melodia melodia isolate bMelMel2 chromosome 4, bMelMel2.pri, whole genome shotgun sequence genomic stretch:
- the LOC134417190 gene encoding uncharacterized protein LOC134417190: MFGNTQEGDWGPRKQLGLLTSWRWDTAGAGEKGCAPRVRPCTIKITLAASRVRGKQQLPPLLLTPTALSRQEDPEQRQDLRMKVQALAVTTLLLGLLCPVPALSGVLGSQAGTLQRQAAAGLPGEAPWPPGHGGDKLPGQGSERRTHPLASAWKVMREAHPSSRSLSKATAGALLGSGEQVAPGKAWRLPLQPSRSSTARLSQHLKDYGKFNSDTHSCPSIQSRPCQKPSDCGGCLGLYTCKLPAATCHLKSVSRQRGGFLQSIQSP, encoded by the exons ATGTTTGGGAACACACAGGAGGGGGACTGGGGCCCACGTAAGCAGCTGGGTTTGCTCACAAGCTGGAGGTGGGACACAGCAGGGGCGGGGGAAAAGGGCTGTGCCCCCAGGGTACGTCCCTGCACTATAAAAATTACCTTGGCTGCATCCAGAGTCAGGGGAAAGCAGCAGCTTCCACCTCTACTACTGACTCCTACAGCCTTGTCCAGGCAGGAGGACCCTGAGCAAAGGCAGGACCTGAGGATGAAAGTCCAGGCACTGGCAGTCACCACGCtcctcctggggctgctctgcccagtcccagcactGTCTGGCGTACTggggagccaggctggcacccTGCAGAGGCAAGCAGCTGCTGGGCTCCCTGGAGAAGCCCCTTGGCCACCTGGACATGGAGGGGACAAGCTGCctgggcagggctcagagagGAGGACCCACCCTCTGGCCAGTGCATGGAAAGTGATGAGAGAGGCACACCCCAGCTCCAGGTCCCTCAGCAAGGCCAcggccggggctctgctgggcagtgGGGAGCAGGTTGCCCCTGGCAAGGCCTGGAGGCTCCCCCTGCAGCCCTCCCGCAGCAGCACGGCCAGGCTGAGCCAGCACCTGAAGGACTACGGGAAGTTCAACAGCGACACG cactCCTGCCCCAGTATCCAGTCCCGGCCCTGCCAGAAGCCCTCTGACTGCGGGGGCTGCCTGGGGCTCTACACCTGCAAGCTGCCTGCTGCCACCTGCCACCTGAAATCCGTCTCCAGGCAGAGAG GTGGCTTCCTCCAAAGCATACAGAGCCCTTAG